The Intrasporangium calvum DSM 43043 sequence TCCACCCGGAGACGGTGCGGTGGTGGTCGGGGCCGTGCCCTCCCTCGAAGCCTTCGCTGACGTTGTAGGACTGCGCCCACCCACGGGCCGTGGCTGCCTCGGCTGCGGCGATGGAGCGCACGCCGGACCGGCAGAGGAAGTACAGGGGCTGGTCCCGCTCGATGCCGGCGGCGGCCAGCTCGTCGACGAAGCGCTCGTTGACGCGCCCGTCGGGGTAGCGCTGCCACTCGATCCGCACGACCTCGCGCCCGAGCGGCCGCAGGTCGGGCAGCCCGACGTACGACCACTCGGCGTGGGTCCGCACGTCGACGAGCACGGCTCGAGGGTCCTCCTCGAGGGCGGACCAGGCTTCGGTCGGGGTCACGTCACCGGCGTAGCTCATGCCCGCGAATATCCCACAGCCCCCATCAGGCGAGGTGCTCCGTCCGGTTGGTGAAAGCGACCGAGGCCGAGCCGTCCGCCCAGACCTCGACGCCGGTGAGGCTGCCGGGTGCCGTCGCGAGGCTCCAGAACCGGTCTCCGGCGAGCCCGAGCACCTCCGCGAGGACAGTAACGATGCCGCGTCGGGTGGTCACGACGACGACGGTGCCCCCGCTCAGCCGCAGCCGTCCGTATGCCGCTGAGCTGGCTGGGTCGGCGGGCTCGCTCCCAGCCCTCCCGGGGTCGGCTGTCCAGTCCGCCGAGACCTCGACCTCGACCTCGACCCCGATCGCCGCGGCGACGGCTTGGCCGGTCTCCTGCGCCATCGGGTCCGGCGCGGCGATGACCCGGCTGTCCGTCCCGGTCAGAGTTCGCACGGCGCGGGCCACCCTCTCGACGGCAGAGTCGGTGGCCGGAGTCTGGACGAGCAGGAGGCGCAGGTCCTTGCGGTCAGCACCATCGTCCGGGGCATCCGGGGCATCCGGGGCATCCGGGGCATCCGGGGCATCCGGGGCATCGGCCGGCTCGGGCCGTGAGTCGACGGCGTCCGTCGGCCCCGCATCCTGCGGCTCGGCGCCCGGGATCCGGCGAATCGACTGCCCGTCCATCGCCTCGTTCGACAAGAGGTCGGCGGCCTTGTTGCGCTCGCGTGGGATCCACTCGAAGTGGACGCTCCCACCCGCGGCCTCGATCTCGCGGAGCACCTCGCGGACCTCGCCGGCGAGTCGGCGCATGTCCTCGTGCTTGACCTTCCAGCGCCCGGACATCTGCTCGACGACGAGCTTGGAATCCATCCGGACGTGCACGCGCGCAGCGCTGTCGATCTCGGCCGCAGCCCGCAGTCCCGCGAGCAGCCCGGAGTACTCGGCGACGTTGTTGCTCGCCAGACCGAGGGGCTCGGCGAGCTCGATGAGCACCGCTCCGGAGGCTCCGTCACGGACCAGCGCACCGTAGCCGGCCACGCCGGGGTTCCCCCGGGACCCGCCGTCCGCCTCGACGACGAGGTCCCGACCGGTCCCCCCACGGGAGGTCCGGGTCACAGCCCCGACTCGCCCGTGCGGATCATGATCCGGCGGCACTCCTCGCAGCGGATGACCTCGTCCTCGGCGGCCCGTCGGATCCGGTCGAGGTCGACGTTGTTGAGCTCGAGCCGGCAGCCCCCGCAGCGGCGATGGCGCAGCTCGGCCGCTGCGACTCCCCCGCTCTGCGCGCGGACCTTCTCGTAGAGGCCGGCCAGGTCCTCCCCGACACCGGCGACGATGTCGGCTCGCCCTCCCCCGACCGTGGTGGCCTCGGCCTCGAGCGCGGCCAGGGCGGAGGCCCGCTCCTGCTCGAGCCGCGTGATCCGGTCGACCACCTCGGCGCGCCGGGCCTCGAGCTCGGACACCCGGCTCGCCAGGGTCTCGGCGCGTTCCATCACCTCGATCTCGAGGTCCTCGAGCTCCGACTGGCGCCGGGCGAGCGAGGTCAGCTCGTGCTGGAGCGCGGTGAGGTCCTTGGCACTGCCCTGTCCCGAGTCGAGCCGGGACTGGTCGCGGGCCGCCCGGTCGCGGACGAGCTGGACGTCCTGCTCCGACTTGGTGAGCTCGCGCTGCACGTCACCCACCGCGGTCCGCGCGTTGACCAGCTCGGTCTCGAGCGAAGCGAGCTCGGACCGGGCCGCGACGATGGCGGCCCCCTGCGGCAGGTTGGCGCGGGCGTGGGCGATCTGGTCGAGTCTCGTGTCGATGGCCTGCAGGTCGAGCAGGCGCCATTGGCGGGACGGATCGGCTTTCAGGACACACCTCCAGATGGGGCCGCGGCGGTGGCCGCGGCGTTCGCTCCGACCACGAAGGTCCACGGCTCGGTGCGGATGGACGAGATTCTCGACTCGACACTAGTCGGTGCGGCGCGGTCCTCCTCCAGCGAAGCGAGCAGACGCTCCTCCGCACTCGCCAGCCACAGGGACTCGGTCGCCCAGTGGCCCGCGTCGACGAGATACGGGGTGCCGCCCCGAGCCTCCTCCCGCGCCTCGAGGACCGGGTGATGGCGCAGGTCCGCCGTGACGTAGACGTCCGCGCCGCTGGCGCGCACCGCGTCGAACTGGTCGTCACCCGACCCGCCCATCACGGCGACCGTGCGCACCGACCCGACAGGGTCGCCGCTGACCCGGATGCCGCCCGCGGTGGGCGGCAGGGCGGCGGCGACGGCGTCTGCGAACTCGACCAACGACATCGGCGCGGCGAGCCGCCCGACGCGCCCAGCGGCATACGGCCCGATCGTGGTGAGCGGTCGCTGGGAGGTCAGCCCGAGGGCGTCGGCGAGGACGGTGGACACCCCGGGATCGGCGACGTCGGCGTTGGTGTGCGCCACGTACAGGGCGATGTCGGAGACGACGAGGCTGGTCACCGAGGCGCCCTTCGCGCTCGTGGTCGCGACCGAGTGGACGCCACGAAGCAGCAGCGGGTGGTGCGTGACGAGCAGGTCGGCCCCCCACTCGCGCGCCTCCTCGATGACCGCGAGCGTCGGGTCGAGGGCGAAGAGCACCCGACGCACGGGCTGCTCCAGGTCGCCGGTGACGAGGCCGACTCGGTCCCACTCCGCGGCACTGCCTTGCGGGTAGAGCTCATCCAGCAGGGCGACGACGCGGCCGAGCGGGACCGGCTCGCTCGAGGAGGGCTCGGACATGAGGCGATCAGACCATCCATGGTTGACCCCTGTCGAGTCGGACCCCGGGCCGACTCGGCCCTCAGATCGCGCCTTCTGGTCGAGGTGGGCCCGGCCGGTCTCGAACCGACGACACCCGCGGTGTAAACGCGGTGCTCTACCAACTGAGCTACAGGCCCCGGACGATCTGCGCGGCGGCGCACCGTCCTTCGGCGGCCCATTGTGTCAGGACTTCGGGGCCCTCGGCCGTCCGCGCCGAACCCGTTGCGGAGGTGGGACCTGGCAGCCTCGCCACGGAGGTGGTCCAGAGGGCATGATGTGGGCCCATGAGCACCCGGCGCCGACGTCCCCGTTGGTCCGAGCTGCGCCCGCTCCTCCGGATCGAGCCACCCCACCTGGGGTCGACCCGACGTCGACTCGAGGCAGCCGCCTCGATCGACGACCTCCGGCGGATCGCCAGGCGGCGGACCCCCCGCTCGGTGTTCGACTACGTCGACGGGGCGGCTGAGCAGGAGATCAGCCTGAGACGGGCCCGAGAGGCCTTCTCCCGGATCGAGTTTCGGCCCCGCGTCCTACGAGACGTGAGCGAGGTCGACGCCAGCCGCGTCGTCGTCGGGAGCCCGTCCAGCCTCCCCCTTGTCCTTGCTCCGACCGGGTTCACCCGGATGATGCACCACGAGGGCGAGCGGGCCGTCGCTCGGGCTGCAGCGCGAGCGCAGATCCCCTACGCGCTCTCGACCATGGGCACGGTCTCGGTCGAGGAGGTCGCGGCTGCGGCGCCGGGCTCCGAGCTGTGGTTCCAGCTCTACCTCTGGAAGGACCGGGCCGCCTCACTCGAGCTGGTCCAGCGGGCCGCAGCCGCCGGCTACCGCACCCTCGTGCTCACCGTCGACACCGCGGTCGCGGGCCGTCGACTGCGCGACGTGCGCAACGGGCTCACCATCCCACCCGCCCTGACGGTGCGCACCCTCGCCGACATGTCGCTCCACCCGGCCTGGTGGATCAACCTGCTCACGACCGAGCCGCTCGAGTTCGCCTCGCTGCGTGACTCCGGTGGCACGGTGGCCGACCTCGTCGACCGGATGTTCGACCCCTCGGCCTCGATCTCCGACCTGGCGTGGATCCGCGACCAGTGGCCGGGACGGATCGTCGTCAAGGGCATCCAGCACCCTGACGACGCCGTCGCCATGGTCGACCTCGGCATCGACGGGATCATCGTGTCCAACCACGGCGGGAGACAGCTCGACCGGGCCGCGACCCCCCTGGAGGTGCTCCCCGACATCGTCGCCGCCGTCGCCGGCCGGATCGAGGTCCTTCTCGACACCGGCATCACGGACGGCGCCGACATCGTCGCCGCAGTGGCCAACGGCGCCACTGGCTGCCTCGTCGGACGCGCCTACCTCTACGGGCTCATGGCCGGCGGAGAAGCCGGGGTCGACCGTACCCTGTCGATCCTCCGCGACCAGGTGACCCGAACCATGCGCCTGCTCGGAGTGAGCTCGCTCGACGAGCTGACGCCCGAGCACGCGGTGATCGCCGGATCGGGTCCCCGAGCCAGGGCCCAGACCCCATGACGAACGCCGTTCACCCCCGATCGGCGTCACATTCTCACTCAGGAGGAACCATGCGTACCAAGCTCTTCACCGTCGCCGTGGCGGCCACGGCGACGCTCGTGCTGGCCGCGTGCGGCGGCGGCAACGGCGACGGCGCCGACGCCGGACAGACCGGTGCCGCCGGGGGGCTCAAGGGCGAGGGGTCGGGCGACTCCTGCACGATCTCGCAGGCCGTCCCCGTCGGCGCCGCGCTCAGCCTCACCGGCGCAGCCGGCAGCTACGGCACGTCGCAGCAGAAGGGCCTCCAGCTCGCCGCCGAGCAGCTCAACGCCAAGGGCGGCGTCAAGTACGACGTCGAGATCGAGGACGACCAGACCGACCCGCGGCAGGGCATCACCGTCTTCGAGGGGTTCGTCAAAGGCGGCAAGAGCGTCATCATCGGCCCGACCCTCTCCAACACCGCGTTCCAGGCACAGCCGGTCGCCCAGGAGGGCAAGACGCCTGTTCTGGCCATCTCCAACACGGCGACCGGCATCACGGCCCCGGACAAGGACTACATCTTCCGCGACTCGCTCACCGAGGCCCAGGTCATCCCGCAGACCATCAAGAAGGCCAAGGAGAAGTTCAACCTGGCCAAGGTCGTCGTCATGTACAGCAACGACGACGCCTTCACCGAGTCCGGCTTCAAGGTCTTCGACGCGGCCCTCAAGACGGAATCGGTGCAGATCCTCGAGACGATCACCTTCTCCAAGGCGGACACCGACTTCCGGGCGCTGCTGACCCAGGCCAAGGGCCAGAACCCCGACGCGATCGTCGTCTCCGGTCTGATCGAGGCGGCGATCCCGCTCGTCACCCAGGCGCGCGAGCTCGGCATCTCCGTCCCCATCATCGGCGGCAACGGCTTCAACAACCCCAAGCTCATGGCGGACGCCGGTGAGGCCGCCGAGGGCGTCGTGGTCGGCGCCGCCTGGAACTCCGCCTCCGAGAGCGAGCTCAACGCCGGGTTCATCAAGGACTTCCAGACGAAGTTCAACGCGGCACCCGACCAGTTCGCCGCCCAGGCCCACGCCGGGCTGACGCTCATCGACCACGCGGTCCGCTCCGCCTGCTCCGCCGAGCGGGACGCGATCCGCGAGGGCCTGAGCAAGATCAGCAACGTCCCCACCGTCCTCGGCGACGTGTCCATCAACGCGAACCGGGACGCCGAGCACCCCGCCGTGGTCCAGATCGTCGAGGGCGGGAAGTTCACCGTCCTCCAGTGACCCGCGACCGAGCCGGGGCGTCGCCGCCAGCACCCGCCCCGCCCCGGCCCGCACCGCGCCACCCGCACCGAGAAGGACCTCCATGCAGCAGCTCCTCAACGGCGTGTTCATCGGATCGATCTACGCGTTGTTCGCCATCGGCTTCACCTTGGTCTTCGGCATCCTCGACCGGCTGAACCTCACCCACCCGGCGGTCTTCGCCGTGTCCGCGTTCGTCGGGATCGAGCTGGTCGCCGACGCAGGGCTGACCGTCTGGGTGGCGCTGCCGATCGTGCTCGTCCTCGGCGCGGTGCTGGGGCTCGTCATCGAACGGGTCGCCTTCCGCCCGCTGAAGAACCGACCGGATGCGCACTTCGCGGGCCTGATCTCCTCGATCGCCCTCGCGGGAATGTTCATCGCCCTGCTCCAGTGGCGCTACGGCCCCGACACCCGGCGCTTCCCCGCGGGTTCGTTCCCGGAGACCCCGATCGAATTCGGCGGGGTTGCGGTGACGGTGCTCCAGGTGGCGATCCTGCTCATCTCGGTCGTCCTCATGATCGGTTTGACCTGGCTCGTGGCCCGGTCGCGGCTCGGACGTGGCATGCGTGCCATCGCCGAGAACCCCACGGCCGCCAAGGTCCTCGGCATCAACGTCGACCGCGTCACCTCGGTGACGTTCGCCATCTCGTCCGCGCTCGGTGGGGTGGCGGGAGCGCTCTTCGCGATGAACGTCAACTCGGCCCAGCTCGGCATGGGGGCGGCCATCGAGCTCAAGGGCCTCGCCGTCATCATCGTCGGCGGCATGGGGTCGTTGCCCGGTGCCCTCATCGGTGGTCTGGCGCTCGGGCTCGCGGAGGTCTTCGCCGTCCAGTACATCGGGTCCTCCTGGCGTGACCTCATCGCCTTCGGCCTGCTGTTCCTCATCCTCCTCGTCCGACCGCAGGGTCTCTTCGGCGCGCGGAAGGTGCGGGAGGTCTGATGCTGACCGATGCCACCCTGACCTTCGTCGCCCTGGGCGCCATCTTCGCCTACTCCTTCTACGCCGTGCTGGTCGCCGGTCAGCTGAGCCTCGGCCAGGCCGGTTTCGCGTCCCTCGCCGCCTTCACGGCGGCCTCGCTGACGCCGAGGCCGAGCGAGGTCGGCGAGATCCCGGCGCTGCTCATCGCGATCGTCATCGGGATGGTGGTCGGCTCCGCGGCTGCGGTCGTCCTCGGGCTGCCGACCATGCACCTGCGCGGGGTCTTCCTGGCGATCGCCACCCTCGCCTTCGCCGAGGCCGTACGCATCCTGATCCTCAACCAGGAGTGGACCGGCGGCGCCCAGGGCATGTCCGTGCCGAAGGTGCTGACCCCCGGGATCGCCTGGGCGGTTCTTGCCGTGGTCGCCTACTGGTTCGCCAGGATGGGTCGATCGCGCTACGGGCGGGCCCTCGAGGCCATCCGCGAGGACGAGCTGGCTGCTCGCGCCATGGGCATCGACGTCGGTCGGCACCGACTCGCCGCCTTCACGACCGCCGGAGCCGTCGCCGGTCTCTACGGCGTCCTCTGGGCCTACTACGTCCGCCTCATCGCACCGGAGGACTTCGGCTTCACCGCCGCCATCGACGGTCTGGTCACCGCGGTCGTCGGCGGATCGACGATGTTCGTCGGCCCACTGCTCGGCAGCGGTTTCCAGACCCTGATCCCCGAGATCCAGCGGGCGCTCGGCGTCGAGGCCGGCTGGATCCGTCCCTTCGTCGCCAGCGCCCTCCTGCTCATCATCATCCTGTTCCTGCCCGGCGGTCTCGCCAGCCTCGTCCGACGCCGGATCCGGATGCCGAGACGGAGGACGGGGACGCCCGAGCAGGGTCTGCAGACGCGGTCCCACCCCGCCCCCGGCGAGCTGCTCGCATCCCTCGAGGGGTTGAGCAAGGAGTACGGCGGTGTGCACGCCGTCGAGAACGTCGACCTCGAGCTGCGCAGCGGCGAGGTCGTCGGCCTGATCGGCCCCAACGGTGCCGGCAAGACGACGCTGGTCAACATGCTCAGCGGCCTCATCCCCCCGACATCCGGCCTCGCCACGGTGCTCGGCACCCAGGTCGGGCGGGTCCCCGTCCACCGCGTCGCCAAGGCCGGCGTCAGCCGGACCTTCCAGCACTCCAAGCTGTTCAACCGGCTCTCCGCCCTCGAGAACGTCCTCGTCGGCGGTCACCTCGTCAGCCGACCGACGTTCCTACGCCGTCTTCTCTGGCTCCCTTCAGCGCGCCGGGACGAGCTCGCCGCCCTCGACCACGCCGCCCGCTGCCTCGAGCGGGTCGGCCTGTATGACCTCGCCGGCAGCCGAGCCTCGTCGCTCTCCTACGGCGACCAGCGCCGACTCGAGATCGCTCGCGCGCTCGCCTCCGACCCGACGTTGCTCATCCTCGACGAGCCCGCTGCCGGCATGAACCACGTCGAGGCCAACCGGCTCTCGGACCTCATCGGCTCGCTCGCCGCGGACGGGCTGACCATCCTGCTCATCGAGCACAACGTCGGCATGGTGCTCAGCACCTGCGACCGCATCGTCGTGCTCAACTTCGGCAAGGTCATCGCCACCGGGACGCCGGACGAGATCGCCGCCGACGCCACGGTCATCGAGGCCTACCTCGGGTCCGCCGAGGCGGACACCCGACCGACCGACCGCACCGAGGGGAGCCACCCGTGAGCCGGACGAGCCCCAAGGGGTCAGGACCCGTTCTCGTCGTCGAGGACCTCCACGTCGCCTACGGCCGGGTCGAGGCGGTCCGCGGCGTCTCCTTCTCCGTCGACCCCGGCTCGCTGGTGACGCTGGTCGGTGCGAACGGTGCCGGCAAGTCGTCGATCATCAACGCGATCTCGGGGCTGATCCGCCCGAAGTCGGGGCGGGTGACCTTCGACGGCCAGGACATCACCCGGACCCCGTCACATCGCCTCGTCGGCCAGGGTCTGGTACAGGTGCCCGAGGGGCGCCAGATCCTCGGCACCCTGACCATCGAGGAGAACCTCCACCTCGGCGGCTGGCACGTCGGGGGCGCCTCCGCTGCGGCACTGGCCGAGACGTACGAGCGGTTCCCCGTGCTGGGCGACCGCCGCCACCTACCCGCGGGCTCGCTCTCCGGCGGCGAGCAGCAGATGCTCGCCATCGCCCGCGCGCTCGTCGCGCGACCCAAGGTGCTCCTGATGGACGAGCCGTCGATGGGGCTGGCGCCCAAGGTCGTCGATGAGGTGTTCCGCGTGGTCGACGAGATCAGGACGACCGGCACGACCATCGTGCTCGTCGAGCAGAACGCGAGGCGCGCCCTGCGCGCCGCCGACCACGGCTACGTCCTGCAGACCGGGGAGGTCGTGCACTCCGGCCCGGCCGAGGAACTCCTCGCCGACCCGAAGATCGTCGAGGCCTACCTCGGCGTCGAAGCGACCCAGTGACCCGCCGGTCGAGGATGAGGACAGGGGGCGCGACTGCCGGAACCCGGGCGGCGGGCTACTGGACTGTCGCGGCGTGGCGAAGCTCCGCCAGGGCCGCCCGGTACGCCACGAAGTCGCGCCCCTCGCCGGGGCCGTTGATCTCACGCCAGGCCACCCGCCCGTCCCGGTCGACGAGGAAGGTGGCGCGGAGCGGGGCTCCCTGCTCCCCGTTGAACACGCTGTAGCGGGTCGCGACCGCACCGTGCGGCCAGTGGTCGCTGAGGAGCGGGAAGAAGTGGCCCTCGAGGTCGG is a genomic window containing:
- a CDS encoding Nif3-like dinuclear metal center hexameric protein; translation: MSEPSSSEPVPLGRVVALLDELYPQGSAAEWDRVGLVTGDLEQPVRRVLFALDPTLAVIEEAREWGADLLVTHHPLLLRGVHSVATTSAKGASVTSLVVSDIALYVAHTNADVADPGVSTVLADALGLTSQRPLTTIGPYAAGRVGRLAAPMSLVEFADAVAAALPPTAGGIRVSGDPVGSVRTVAVMGGSGDDQFDAVRASGADVYVTADLRHHPVLEAREEARGGTPYLVDAGHWATESLWLASAEERLLASLEEDRAAPTSVESRISSIRTEPWTFVVGANAAATAAAPSGGVS
- a CDS encoding rhodanese-like domain-containing protein; the encoded protein is MSYAGDVTPTEAWSALEEDPRAVLVDVRTHAEWSYVGLPDLRPLGREVVRIEWQRYPDGRVNERFVDELAAAGIERDQPLYFLCRSGVRSIAAAEAATARGWAQSYNVSEGFEGGHGPDHHRTVSGWKVAGLPWVQG
- a CDS encoding ABC transporter ATP-binding protein, producing MSRTSPKGSGPVLVVEDLHVAYGRVEAVRGVSFSVDPGSLVTLVGANGAGKSSIINAISGLIRPKSGRVTFDGQDITRTPSHRLVGQGLVQVPEGRQILGTLTIEENLHLGGWHVGGASAAALAETYERFPVLGDRRHLPAGSLSGGEQQMLAIARALVARPKVLLMDEPSMGLAPKVVDEVFRVVDEIRTTGTTIVLVEQNARRALRAADHGYVLQTGEVVHSGPAEELLADPKIVEAYLGVEATQ
- a CDS encoding alpha-hydroxy acid oxidase, with the protein product MSTRRRRPRWSELRPLLRIEPPHLGSTRRRLEAAASIDDLRRIARRRTPRSVFDYVDGAAEQEISLRRAREAFSRIEFRPRVLRDVSEVDASRVVVGSPSSLPLVLAPTGFTRMMHHEGERAVARAAARAQIPYALSTMGTVSVEEVAAAAPGSELWFQLYLWKDRAASLELVQRAAAAGYRTLVLTVDTAVAGRRLRDVRNGLTIPPALTVRTLADMSLHPAWWINLLTTEPLEFASLRDSGGTVADLVDRMFDPSASISDLAWIRDQWPGRIVVKGIQHPDDAVAMVDLGIDGIIVSNHGGRQLDRAATPLEVLPDIVAAVAGRIEVLLDTGITDGADIVAAVANGATGCLVGRAYLYGLMAGGEAGVDRTLSILRDQVTRTMRLLGVSSLDELTPEHAVIAGSGPRARAQTP
- a CDS encoding zinc ribbon domain-containing protein, with the protein product MKADPSRQWRLLDLQAIDTRLDQIAHARANLPQGAAIVAARSELASLETELVNARTAVGDVQRELTKSEQDVQLVRDRAARDQSRLDSGQGSAKDLTALQHELTSLARRQSELEDLEIEVMERAETLASRVSELEARRAEVVDRITRLEQERASALAALEAEATTVGGGRADIVAGVGEDLAGLYEKVRAQSGGVAAAELRHRRCGGCRLELNNVDLDRIRRAAEDEVIRCEECRRIMIRTGESGL
- a CDS encoding ATP-binding cassette domain-containing protein, with amino-acid sequence MLTDATLTFVALGAIFAYSFYAVLVAGQLSLGQAGFASLAAFTAASLTPRPSEVGEIPALLIAIVIGMVVGSAAAVVLGLPTMHLRGVFLAIATLAFAEAVRILILNQEWTGGAQGMSVPKVLTPGIAWAVLAVVAYWFARMGRSRYGRALEAIREDELAARAMGIDVGRHRLAAFTTAGAVAGLYGVLWAYYVRLIAPEDFGFTAAIDGLVTAVVGGSTMFVGPLLGSGFQTLIPEIQRALGVEAGWIRPFVASALLLIIILFLPGGLASLVRRRIRMPRRRTGTPEQGLQTRSHPAPGELLASLEGLSKEYGGVHAVENVDLELRSGEVVGLIGPNGAGKTTLVNMLSGLIPPTSGLATVLGTQVGRVPVHRVAKAGVSRTFQHSKLFNRLSALENVLVGGHLVSRPTFLRRLLWLPSARRDELAALDHAARCLERVGLYDLAGSRASSLSYGDQRRLEIARALASDPTLLILDEPAAGMNHVEANRLSDLIGSLAADGLTILLIEHNVGMVLSTCDRIVVLNFGKVIATGTPDEIAADATVIEAYLGSAEADTRPTDRTEGSHP
- a CDS encoding ABC transporter substrate-binding protein, which encodes MRTKLFTVAVAATATLVLAACGGGNGDGADAGQTGAAGGLKGEGSGDSCTISQAVPVGAALSLTGAAGSYGTSQQKGLQLAAEQLNAKGGVKYDVEIEDDQTDPRQGITVFEGFVKGGKSVIIGPTLSNTAFQAQPVAQEGKTPVLAISNTATGITAPDKDYIFRDSLTEAQVIPQTIKKAKEKFNLAKVVVMYSNDDAFTESGFKVFDAALKTESVQILETITFSKADTDFRALLTQAKGQNPDAIVVSGLIEAAIPLVTQARELGISVPIIGGNGFNNPKLMADAGEAAEGVVVGAAWNSASESELNAGFIKDFQTKFNAAPDQFAAQAHAGLTLIDHAVRSACSAERDAIREGLSKISNVPTVLGDVSINANRDAEHPAVVQIVEGGKFTVLQ
- a CDS encoding branched-chain amino acid ABC transporter permease — translated: MQQLLNGVFIGSIYALFAIGFTLVFGILDRLNLTHPAVFAVSAFVGIELVADAGLTVWVALPIVLVLGAVLGLVIERVAFRPLKNRPDAHFAGLISSIALAGMFIALLQWRYGPDTRRFPAGSFPETPIEFGGVAVTVLQVAILLISVVLMIGLTWLVARSRLGRGMRAIAENPTAAKVLGINVDRVTSVTFAISSALGGVAGALFAMNVNSAQLGMGAAIELKGLAVIIVGGMGSLPGALIGGLALGLAEVFAVQYIGSSWRDLIAFGLLFLILLVRPQGLFGARKVREV
- a CDS encoding reverse transcriptase-like protein yields the protein MTRTSRGGTGRDLVVEADGGSRGNPGVAGYGALVRDGASGAVLIELAEPLGLASNNVAEYSGLLAGLRAAAEIDSAARVHVRMDSKLVVEQMSGRWKVKHEDMRRLAGEVREVLREIEAAGGSVHFEWIPRERNKAADLLSNEAMDGQSIRRIPGAEPQDAGPTDAVDSRPEPADAPDAPDAPDAPDAPDAPDDGADRKDLRLLLVQTPATDSAVERVARAVRTLTGTDSRVIAAPDPMAQETGQAVAAAIGVEVEVEVSADWTADPGRAGSEPADPASSAAYGRLRLSGGTVVVVTTRRGIVTVLAEVLGLAGDRFWSLATAPGSLTGVEVWADGSASVAFTNRTEHLA